In Lactococcus garvieae subsp. garvieae, the following proteins share a genomic window:
- a CDS encoding LysM peptidoglycan-binding domain-containing protein, with protein sequence MKKLIKGATLAILVITSFGATRQAFAAVGEQGVDWSHYNGYQGNFGYASDQFSISQIGGTYGGYYVDQLTYNSQVQNTLEQGKRAHSYIYYEVGNSIPIAKGALDRYLPKIATPKGSIVALDYESGASGSKQANTDAILYGMRRVKEAGYTPMYYSYKPYTIANVDYKRIIKEFPGSLWIAEYPNYEVTPTPNWNFFPSMDDIGIFQFTSTYVAGGLDGNIDLTGITDKGYDGKVPDPAPTPNPTPTPSPSKKTHIVQYGDTLSSIAYNWGTSWQELARQNALSNPNLIYAGQAISYSGGSNAAAGGVYTVQYGDNLSVIAQRLGTTVQHLVSSNGIQNPNLIYAGQTLNY encoded by the coding sequence ATGAAAAAACTTATTAAAGGGGCAACGCTTGCGATTCTAGTTATAACAAGCTTTGGCGCAACGCGTCAAGCCTTTGCGGCAGTGGGTGAGCAAGGCGTGGACTGGTCGCATTACAATGGCTATCAAGGGAACTTTGGTTATGCCAGCGACCAATTCTCAATTTCTCAAATTGGGGGGACTTACGGTGGCTACTATGTGGATCAGTTGACTTATAATAGTCAGGTTCAAAATACATTGGAACAAGGTAAGCGAGCACATAGTTATATTTATTATGAAGTGGGTAATTCGATTCCGATTGCAAAGGGGGCGCTTGACCGTTACTTGCCAAAAATTGCCACACCTAAAGGCTCTATTGTCGCTCTTGATTATGAAAGTGGGGCGAGTGGAAGTAAGCAGGCGAACACAGATGCTATTCTTTATGGAATGCGACGTGTGAAAGAAGCAGGATATACACCAATGTATTACAGCTACAAGCCTTACACAATAGCAAATGTGGACTACAAACGAATTATTAAAGAGTTTCCTGGATCACTTTGGATTGCGGAATATCCAAACTATGAAGTAACTCCAACTCCAAACTGGAATTTCTTCCCAAGTATGGATGATATTGGCATTTTCCAATTTACCTCAACTTATGTTGCAGGGGGATTAGACGGTAATATTGACCTTACAGGCATCACGGATAAGGGTTATGATGGAAAAGTACCAGACCCAGCACCGACACCAAACCCAACTCCAACACCAAGCCCAAGTAAAAAAACACACATCGTTCAATATGGCGACACATTGAGCAGCATTGCTTACAATTGGGGCACAAGCTGGCAAGAATTGGCACGTCAGAACGCTTTGAGTAATCCTAACCTTATTTATGCTGGTCAAGCAATCAGCTACTCAGGGGGCTCAAATGCGGCAGCAGGCGGAGTTTATACCGTACAATACGGAGATAACCTCTCCGTTATTGCACAACGTTTAGGAACAACTGTGCAGCACCTTGTTTCAAGTAATGGAATTCAAAACCCTAACTTGATTTATGCAGGACAAACTCTAAATTATTAA
- a CDS encoding DUF4868 domain-containing protein, with the protein MVKQEEIIEELKPIRMALHGDLSYEVNFYFEYTDSGKTIDDFRYALATTDEKTRKSMLERLSATFSESAISQYNLNEFDILRNDENTFYYIDKDKFDNAKKVIENLESEAFTPEDDLSVLGSNLSKVKGAIVEIKIKGTLPFYLFTKVETFNGFKKGKYPLSLGNIDKNGVRDLTDSKTIFGIRDYIGFYYHNGHFIINSKVDAERMLFLSSEYKKRALETVSDLIQFRSVLVNIETLKDSLGGKGGHVLSRMLMRVSVESLKEKFKTAEAKKKALDDLQEIVSDERFVDDFGEIEINLDSLEIRYTEENKFQFVSLITDRAAETLFLGKKVMD; encoded by the coding sequence ATGGTAAAGCAAGAAGAAATTATTGAAGAATTAAAACCTATTAGAATGGCATTGCATGGCGATTTAAGTTATGAGGTGAATTTCTACTTTGAATATACGGATAGTGGAAAAACGATTGATGATTTCAGATATGCCTTGGCAACTACTGATGAAAAAACACGGAAATCTATGTTGGAAAGATTGAGTGCAACTTTTTCAGAAAGTGCTATTTCCCAGTATAATCTTAATGAATTTGATATTCTTCGTAATGATGAGAACACATTTTACTATATTGACAAAGATAAATTTGATAATGCTAAAAAAGTGATAGAAAATCTAGAATCAGAAGCTTTTACTCCGGAAGATGATTTATCCGTTCTTGGCTCAAATCTCTCAAAAGTAAAGGGAGCTATTGTTGAGATAAAAATAAAAGGTACACTCCCATTTTATTTATTTACAAAAGTAGAAACTTTTAACGGATTCAAAAAAGGAAAATATCCGCTTTCTTTAGGAAATATTGATAAGAATGGAGTTAGAGACTTGACAGATTCTAAAACAATATTTGGTATTAGAGATTATATTGGTTTCTACTATCATAATGGACACTTTATCATAAATTCCAAAGTTGATGCGGAGCGAATGTTATTCTTATCAAGTGAGTATAAAAAGCGAGCACTTGAGACAGTATCGGACCTCATCCAATTTAGATCAGTACTTGTAAATATTGAAACTTTGAAAGACAGTTTGGGTGGCAAAGGTGGTCATGTTTTGTCAAGGATGTTAATGCGAGTTTCCGTTGAAAGTCTCAAGGAAAAATTTAAGACAGCAGAAGCTAAGAAAAAGGCTCTAGATGATTTACAGGAGATTGTAAGTGATGAACGATTTGTAGATGATTTTGGCGAGATTGAAATAAATCTTGATTCTCTAGAAATTAGATATACAGAAGAAAATAAATTCCAATTTGTATCATTGATAACTGATAGAGCAGCAGAGACTTTATTTTTAGGGAAAAAGGTGATGGATTAA
- a CDS encoding MBL fold metallo-hydrolase has product MSTESAFKYSILASGSTGNSFYLETPEKKILVDAGLSGKKIESLLGEIDRDIKDVDALLITHEHSDHIKGIGVLARKHGIQLYANELTWQELESKNSLGKIATEQKHIFEMGKTKTFGDIDVESFGVSHDAIAPQFYRFMKDNKSFVLLTDTGYVSDRMRGTIENADGYLMESNHDIEILRMGGYPWKTKQRILSDQGHLSNEDGAEAAFNVLGNKTKRIFLGHLSLNNNIQELAHMTMDGFLAQHDVDTKRDVHIIDTSHEHASKLYDI; this is encoded by the coding sequence ATGAGCACTGAATCAGCATTTAAATATTCAATTTTAGCATCCGGAAGCACTGGAAATTCTTTTTATTTGGAAACTCCTGAAAAGAAAATTCTTGTGGATGCTGGATTATCTGGAAAAAAAATCGAGAGTTTATTAGGAGAGATTGACCGAGACATCAAAGATGTCGATGCACTCCTGATTACTCATGAGCACAGCGACCATATCAAAGGAATTGGTGTTCTTGCCCGAAAACATGGCATTCAACTTTACGCCAATGAGTTAACCTGGCAAGAACTAGAGAGTAAAAACTCACTAGGAAAAATTGCGACTGAACAAAAACATATCTTTGAAATGGGCAAAACTAAAACTTTTGGTGATATCGATGTCGAAAGTTTTGGTGTGAGCCATGATGCTATCGCACCCCAATTTTATCGTTTTATGAAGGATAACAAATCCTTTGTATTACTTACAGATACCGGCTATGTAAGTGACCGTATGCGCGGTACAATCGAAAATGCCGACGGCTACCTTATGGAAAGTAATCATGATATTGAGATCCTCCGCATGGGGGGGTACCCTTGGAAAACAAAACAACGTATTCTCAGCGACCAAGGCCATTTATCTAACGAAGACGGTGCCGAAGCTGCTTTTAATGTTTTAGGAAATAAAACAAAGCGTATCTTCCTGGGTCACCTTAGCCTGAATAATAATATCCAAGAGCTTGCGCATATGACCATGGACGGCTTTCTGGCGCAGCATGATGTGGATACTAAACGTGACGTTCACATTATTGATACCAGCCACGAGCATGCAAGTAAACTCTATGATATTTAG